The following is a genomic window from Zalophus californianus isolate mZalCal1 chromosome 10, mZalCal1.pri.v2, whole genome shotgun sequence.
TTGACATTGGAGTGAAAAGGACGGTAGGGACAGCATCTGCATTTTTTGCTAAGGCGAGAGCAACGTTTTTTAGTGCCATGAATCCCCAAGGTTCTGAGCAGGATGTTGAGTATTCAGTGGTGCAGCATGCAGATGGGGAAAAGTCAAATGTACTCCGCAAGCTGCTGAAGAGGGCGAACTCGTACGAAGATGCCATGATGCCTTTTCCAGGAGCAACCATAATTTCCCAGCTGTTGAAAAATAACATGAACAAAAATGGTGGCACGGAGCCCAGTTTCCAAGCCAGCGGTCTCTCTAGTACAGGCTCCGAAGTACATCAGGAGGATATATGCAGCAACTCTTCAAGAGACAGCCCCCCAGAGTGTCTTTCCCCTTTTGGCAGGCCTACTATGAGCCAGTTTGATATGGATCGCTTATGTGATGAGCACCTGAGAGCGAAGCGCGCCCGGGTTGAGAATATCATTCGGGGTATGAGCCATTCCCCCAGTGTGGCATTAAggggcaatgaaaatgaaagagagatggCCCCGCAGTCTGTGAGTCCCCGAGAAAGTTACAGGGAAAACAAACGCAAGCAGAAGCTGCCCCAGCAGCAGCAACAGAGTTTCCAGCAGCTGGTTTCCGCCCGCAAAGAACAGAAGCGAGAGGAGCGCCGACAGCTGAAGCAGCAGCTGGAGGACATGCAGAAACAGCTGCGCCAGCTGCAGGAGAAGTTCTACCAAATCTACGACAGCACCGATTCTGAAAATGATGAAGATGGGAACCTGTCTGAAGACAGCATGCGCTCGGAAATCCTGGACGCCAGGGCCCAGGACTCCGTGGGGCGGTCAGATAACGAGATGTGCGAGCTAGACCCGGGACAGTTCATTGACCGAGCCCGAGCCCTGATCAGGGAGCAGGAGCTGGTGGAAAACAAGCCCAAACGAGAAGGCAGCAACAAAGAAAGAGATCATGGTCCGAACTCCTTACAACCGGAAGGCAAACATTTGGCCGAGACCCTGAAGCAGGAACTGAACACGGCCATGTCGCAAGTTGTGGACACTGTGGTCAAAGTCTTTTCAGCCAAACCCTCCCGCCAGGTTCCTCAGGTCTTCCCGCCTCTCCAGATCCCCCAGGCCAGATTCGCCGTCAACGGGGAGAACCACAATTTCCACACCGCCAACCAGCGCCTGCAGTGCTTTGGCGACGTCATCATTCCGAACCCCCTGGACACCTTTGGCAACGTGCAGATGCCCAGTTCCACAGACCAGACAGAAGCACTGCCCCTGGTGGTCCGCAAAAACTCCTCCGACCAGGCCACCTCCGGCCCCCCCGCCGGTGGCCACCACCAGCCCCTGCACCAGTCACCTCTCTCCGCCACCGCGGGCTTCACCACGTCCACCTTCCGccatccctttccccttcccctgatGGCCTACCCATTTCAGAGTCCATTAGGTGCTCCCTCCGGCTCCTTCTCGGGAAAAGACAGAGCCTCTCCTGAATCCTTAGACTTAACTAGGGAGACCACAAGTCTGAGGACCAAGATGTCATcccaccacctgagccaccatCCTTGTTCACCAGCACACCCACCCAGCACCGCAGAAGGGCTCTCCCTGTCGCTCATCAAGTCCGAGTGTGGCGATCTTCAAGACATGTCCGAAATCTCACCTTATTCGGGAAGTGCaatatccttttcttttcccctcgaggaaaacaaaacaaaacaacaaaaaaaggcttCCCCAAAGGTCAGGTTTCCACAATAGATAGAAGGACATAGATTAATATCTTCTAAGGAATGCAATCTTTCCTATTATTCAGAGTAATAGGCTTTTATCAGCACACGTGCTGCGCTCCTGATTGCACAAAAGCTTCACAGGAAACCCACATCTTTGCAACTTTCACAAGTTGTTAATTGCCTCAGAGAGCTGGTATTTAATATGTGCTTTTCCAGCAGTGCTTTTTCTGCTATTCTtcctgtattctctctctctctctctcttttttcttttaggagtaGAGTCAGagatggaccaaaaaaaaaaaaaaaaaaaaacgcattgTAATAATGAATTCTATCAGATTgtttttaaggtgtaaagtttTATGATGGAGTCAGGAGAAAAGTCAGTTTTGAGATTCCCTAAGATTCCATAAGAAGAATTCTCCCTTTAACCCATCTGCAGGGCTCCTGGGCCGTGTAAAGAAGACCTGATTAAATCTTAGGAAGAGCACTTTACTGGTGGGAGGCTTCAGTGGGAGAAAAATGGTcatgggggcggggcggggggaggtcaGATTCTCTCTTTGATCTTTAAGTGAGACGTTTGTCGCTGGTGGTGTTTCTTTAAGGAAATATACAGGTACTGATGTATTCAGACGGcactggtctctctctctctctctctctctctctctctctctctctctcgttcaccCAAGGTCTATTCCTTGGGCCTGGTGCAGCTGCCTCTATGCATGATTAACCTCTGTTCAGCCATACACAGAAATCTTTTGTCCTAACATACACAAAGCAAATTATTTTggaaagcgagagagcacaattaaatataaaactcagCTGTATTCGACTTAAAAATGGCTCTTTTTATGACTCTTATATTTTGAACCTGACTTTTAGGTGGAGATGccagttatattttttattagacCTGTCCTGAACTCCAGCTATTTTtcactgacttttcttttttcctctgtaatttGGTCCTTtcagtcaattttttaaaaatcttgtggCTGTTGGTGTTTTGGGGTAGTCGAATAGTAGCATTTGGGGGCAGGTAGAGGCGTGTTTCTTTTAGAATCAATTGCCAGATGGACATAAAATTTAGCAATTAAGTTGGCTGTTGCGAAATTGAGGATTTTGAGCAATTGTCCTGATGACTAGAGATTGGCATTTTAGTATCTAAGCCCACTCCAGAGGCTGCCACGTAAGTGCAAAGTCCCAGCTATGgtggaaatacatttttctatgtAGGGAAGGCTGGTCTTCTAACCAGCTCTCAGGACAGTAGTGAAGATTTCTGATAAGGTGAGCCACAAGTATGAGACCCACTTGGGGCACTTAAACACAGTCTCTTTCCGcagtgaggaagaagagaataatGTCATGAGAGGAAGGAAGATAAAGATGTTGAGGACTTAGGTATATAAACAGAAATTGAGTCTTGGTTTGGTTGCTGATTTAACTTCTACCTTTCAAAGACCTAAAATGTAATCTACCAACCATGAATTGAAGCTTCGCCAATCACCATGCCTTGCACATTATAAACAGGCAATAAACACTGGTCAAAATGATTGCCATATAGTGTTGCTGATGAGAAAGGCCAAGCGAGAAGATGCAGTACCTGGAATGGTTTTCTGTCCTTGGGAGGAAGAGCATCATCTGAGGTTCACACAAGCCTGAGGTCCAGGGCTGGACCCTATTGCTAGACCCTATCTTACTTCATTTTGAAGGCAGTAGTCAAGATGGTGGGgtgtttctctcccttcctctctctctctctctctctctctctctcacaaacacatacacagacacacactcagaGGAAAGGGACATACACCTACgttgagaaatatttgaaaccaGGTTTCACCAAAGTCCCATAAGTGCACACTAAACTCTTTAACCAGTTtatgggttttgggtttttgtttttgtttttttaattaggcttTTCATTGTAACCAGATCATTAGGCCTgtgcgttttttgttttttttttaagtaagttggGTCTTCTAGGAACAAAATCTTTTAGATTGCTTTAAGTGTTGGCTACATTCATTGTCTCACGCTCTCTAAATCCCCTGAGGAATTTAGAGGATTTGAATTGAAAGaagttccttttatttctatacaTATCAAAGGCTTTAAGGAGAATATAGTTTCTTCTTCAGCTGAATAACTTCCGTCTCCTACCAGTATGAGTCTGTTGAACTGGGATGGCTTGGAAACACCTGTGTTCATATGAAATGTTGCTTACACCTGGAGTTGTTTCTTTCATGGAGCTAAATAATTTTGGCCTCTTGTTGCAGttaatgtttacattttccaCCTTTTGGCCTTCTAtgctctgtttctttcccctcGATCATGCCGTACTTTTAACCATTTATCCCACTGATAGATTCTTTCTCAGGAAGAAGACAGGCAAGCAACCCTTTCTATAATCCCCACGATTCTGAAGCCAACGAGGATCTGAGTGTTTTGGGGGAGACTGGGTCCACTTGTCTCCTGTCTCCATCCTTGTATGGCAATGAGTTCTTCCCTTGATTTACCCAATGGAGTGTAGGCAAAATTCTCAAAGCTTTTCGTTTAAAGAATTCTCTGGGAATCCTAGAGAGTGGTGTCTACTTCAGTTTTAGGTATATAAGGCCATCTTAGAACCGGTAGCACAGttattcctagaaaaaaattcaatagacATGAGTAGAAATGGGATGAAATGACACCTCTATGATTGTCATtactatgtttttatttgtaGTCATGGCTTTTCAAATAGTAATGAATAATTTAGTTCttaaggaaggattcttcccacTTCAAAGGGCATCATCTGCTTCTTTGAACAAAGTAGCCAAGATAAGAACTATTAAGAACACCAGCTTATCAGATAAATCCATTCTAAGTTCAGCACATGAAGCATATGTAATCTATATAAACGCGATACCTCGTTATCCTTTCTAATCGAAAGGAAGTAGTGCATGTGTGCCTGTTGAACTCAATGTCAGTGCACCTGTTCCAGGAGCTCACGTCTTggatattgaaaaaaaagaaaatgtgttcgGTGTCTTTGCAAATGAATCTATTTAATCAAATATTaagttttattcaaattccaaaaGAAAGAGCCAGCCAAATGTTTTTCTTCATGATGTTCCTTGTCATTCATCCTCTTTGCATCTCAAGAAAAATAGCCTTGTGTAGGCCTCAGACATTTGCATGCACCCAGCTGAAGCTCCAGAGTAGTCTTATGAGCTGAGAATAGTCTTATGAGCTGTTAAGATgtgcaggtgaagaaactgagcctgTTTCCTGTGACAGACAGCGTCCCCAACTTGACTGTTGGGGAGAATGTTTACAACACTTCAAATTTAGGAAAGGAAAATTGTTTGGTAATTTGAAACTAAAATCCAACTGGAAAACATggattaaaaatgaatttctaatATGTGAAATAATCCATGgacatttttagaagatttatggGGCCACAGTCATTCTATTAGCTGTATTAGCTACGGGGAAAACATTTATATGAAAGACTGAGAGACTCTGGGTTccgacccccccaaaaaattattcagtaaattctttttatttttaatttccataagtGACACGTCTTAGGCGTTCAACTTCTTAATGGAGTAACAGCTCGTTCTATCACTCTGATTAAATGAGACAGTCTAGATCCTCTCTCCCCATCTGAGGGAGAAATGCTCTCGGAAACAGGCAAATCGGGGAGCGTAAGGAGACGGCTAAAAATTCTTTGGGTTTCAgagcattttagaaaatgtaagtaAGTAGCCCCAATCCAATTTGGTTGGAAGTGCAGCTGGTAAAATCTCTAGCCACAGGTCGGAGTtcaattggggaaaaaaaaaaaagaagaagaagaagaagaagaagaacaattCGCCTCCTCCAGCCCTCACAATGTGGTGTTCTCGCGTTTGTCTTTTTGCTGGCCCCGCTCCTCGCCTGCCACCGCTGTGTAGGTACGGTTATGTCGCGCTTGGTAAACAGACGGCACTCAGAGTCTCAGGTTGCTGGGACCCCCCCAGGTTCAGCTGCAGTACCCTGCTTCTCTGATCTTTTCTATTCCTGAGCAGATGTCTTTCATTAATTTATGGAtttatcatcttttcttttttttctttcttttttcttttctttttttcttttttttttacacctggCAGCTGTCTCAAGTTTCAGTAGTTATTGTCTATTTTGCATTACACATAGAATTGAATGTCATCTGTCTTCACAAAGCTATGGCTAAGAGAATTGAGGCAAAGCCACATGAGCGGCCGGGACAGATCTTGTTTGCGTtccatccccctcaccccacccccccctttacctccttaatatttatttgtgctcattttctttcctggccTTGAATGGAGCTTAGCTCGTGTTCAGTACAGCTGTATGTTTACTGAATCTATTCCATCATGAGTCATTGTGCGTGTGTAAGTATCCTGGAAACAGCTAGTGCTTTCTTGGAAGAACAGTTGCTTTTCAGCACAAGCACTTAAAAGGGAAATTAACCAATTGGTCAGTTCAGATTTattttgaggaggaaaaaaaaggattatcTAACTGTTggcttttaaatgtttcattagctatttttaatagtttattagaaacatatattttatgggaattttatcttaattacaCGATGAGCAAGAGATAAAGATTTATTCTCTGTTCCATTTCAACGGATCAATTCTAAGTATTACCAAcaggaaacattttaaagcaaaacgGACTTGAGACACTCgaatcagaataatttttttcatgaaataaaaagcCTCTAAATCCTGATCAAAATAAGAGGgatagtttgttgttgtttttttaaataaaaagagctaaAACATCGAAGCATAATTTAAGCGTACTGAAAACATCAGGAAGTTTTGGTAGCTCTAtcacagagaaacacagcaaaaCGGGGTGTTTTGTAGGAGGACCACATTTTTAACCCTTCGGTACTTTTCCCCTGCTAATAATTCAGTGGTGCAAGATTGTTTTTTCATCTGGCCTTCTGAAGAAAAGATTAGAACCCAGATCTGAGAATGTCTGCTGAAGTTTGGGCTTGCCTAAAAACTCTTATCACCAGGCAAGACGAGACAGCTTGCCACTATTATTTCACTTACCCATTTGGACAGATGGTCCTGAAGTGTGCTGGGCTCCTTTAGTCTTCTACTGGTCTAATGGAGGTTACTGGAGGGCCTTTCAGCTCTTTCCTTGGCACAAGAAGTATGTCAGTCATAAATTATCGTCTTTGTGATCATTAAGGAtctgaaacaaaaacacaagttcAGTTAAGCTGCTTTGGCTTACAGACGGAAAATCGAAATTTCTTCCTTCAGTCTGTATTGTccgtgggggggtggggtgggggggaagcacaagatttaatttttccatttacaaACCAAGGTGATCTTTGAAACATTGCATGATGTTAAAGGGAATGCTAATTGAGCCAATCCTCAGCAGAATATTTGGCTAAACACCCTGCTATAAGTAGTCAAGAGCTTATCAGTATGAATTTGATTATGCTTCTGTACTAACTTCCTGGTTTCTCTTCTTCCTAAGACTGGTCACGCTGTTCTTTATGGAGGCCATTTAGAAACCTTGACTTTTCCTAAATACgtgcattttttttaaccttttttcacCAGGTGTGGCATTTTTGTTGCCTAGTAaagcgtgtgtgcgtgcgtgtgtgcacacacgagtgcagattttcttttcatttcttatttttcccataCTCTCTTTTGAGAGAAAATCCTTAGAGAAGCTTCTAGGAAGGACCCTTAATTGACCTTGTGGGGGACCACATTGATTTTCTCCACGTGCATCTTCATTTCTGATAAATTATAAAGCCATTAATTTGCTGAGGAAATGGCAGGGCCAGGCTGCGGCGCAGATGTGACCAGAGCCATCCCAGCTCTGAGTCTGCTGAGGAGTGCCAAGAATCTGGGGGAGAATCAGGAAGCCTGGATTGTTATGGTTAGCCTCACATTCTCTTGGGAACTGTTTTAGTTGCTGCTGTTTACAGATCTAAAAGGTAATGATGTTTCCAGATAAATAGGCCTTCTTATTTTGGGTAAGTGGCCATTTATTGATCTGCTAAcccacatttattgatttgttagCCCCAACCACTGTGCCACTCTCAAAGGAGTTAACTATAAATCCAGGAGAGGCAAATTGTATTTGGTTTTGGATCGTTGCTTTAACAAAAGCGACACCCCCTCCCTGCGCTCTCTGTGCCAAAACCACCCCTCCCAAGttttagctattatttaaaaggaaacaattaaaaGGATATAATAATAAGATAGGAAGAAAGTGAGTCAAGATGCTCCATTAGTTTAGCACTAAAAGGTAAAACATGAAGCTTGCCTGACAGTGttcaaaataatgcattttatattttcaggcaCATTAGGATAATAATTTGATGTAAGCTGCAGAGTGTGGAGAGAAGAACAAACAGAACTGTAAttgcaaagaagagaaaaactctCACGATAAGAGTTGTACAATACATGTTGGGTGCATTTGTCTCCTTAGCAACAAGTGAACATATAGGTAGCATAAGGACCTCGAACAGGGTAATGTTTTGCCATCCTCCCCACAGAGCCACCAAGATTCTGCAACCACATTGTGCATCCTCACCATTACACTTGGCAGTTTCTGACAAGCCATGGTCATTTTGAGCAAGGGGCAGCAACGTAGTGATGGATTCCGTGGCTGGTGCCATTTACCTTCTAGAATTTCCCCGGCTGCTTGATGGGCCTCCAGGTTCTTTTGGGGAGTGGGTGGTGGGTGCGTGTGTTTAAAGACATTGTTTTCCTTAACCAAATGCCTCCTACATGCAGGAAGGATTGTCACCCAATCACTTGAAAAAAGCAAAGCTCATGTTCTTTTATACTCGTTACCCCAGCTCAAATATGCTGAAGACCTACTTCTCCGATGTGAAGGTAAGGTCATTTTTCATCAGTGGCTTTTCAATTTCTGTGCATGTGGTCATGATTCGAACTCTTGGCAGTTGGTGGAGATGAGTGTGAAATCAATCCATGAATACACCTGTGTAATAACTGATGCAATGCACTTATCTTTTTGTCGGAAGCCGTGCCAAGCAAAGATACCCCTTAAGACCAGGAGACTGGTATCAAGTCATATGGGTTTCCAGTGTGATCAGGGAAACTTAGCCTCTGACTTTATATGTCTTAGTTAACTTCTTGGAAGAAATTTCAGCCAGTCCTGGATGGGTGTgctttagagaattttttttccctcccctcagcAACAGTaaactgtttctgtttttgtttctgttggttT
Proteins encoded in this region:
- the PROX1 gene encoding prospero homeobox protein 1 isoform X1, with translation MPDHDSTALLSRQTKRRRVDIGVKRTVGTASAFFAKARATFFSAMNPQGSEQDVEYSVVQHADGEKSNVLRKLLKRANSYEDAMMPFPGATIISQLLKNNMNKNGGTEPSFQASGLSSTGSEVHQEDICSNSSRDSPPECLSPFGRPTMSQFDMDRLCDEHLRAKRARVENIIRGMSHSPSVALRGNENEREMAPQSVSPRESYRENKRKQKLPQQQQQSFQQLVSARKEQKREERRQLKQQLEDMQKQLRQLQEKFYQIYDSTDSENDEDGNLSEDSMRSEILDARAQDSVGRSDNEMCELDPGQFIDRARALIREQELVENKPKREGSNKERDHGPNSLQPEGKHLAETLKQELNTAMSQVVDTVVKVFSAKPSRQVPQVFPPLQIPQARFAVNGENHNFHTANQRLQCFGDVIIPNPLDTFGNVQMPSSTDQTEALPLVVRKNSSDQATSGPPAGGHHQPLHQSPLSATAGFTTSTFRHPFPLPLMAYPFQSPLGAPSGSFSGKDRASPESLDLTRETTSLRTKMSSHHLSHHPCSPAHPPSTAEGLSLSLIKSECGDLQDMSEISPYSGSAMQEGLSPNHLKKAKLMFFYTRYPSSNMLKTYFSDVKFNRCITSQLIKWFSNFREFYYIQMEKYARQAINDGVTSTEELSITRDCELYRALNMHYNKANDFEVPERFLEVAQITLREFFNAIIAGKDVDPSWKKAIYKVICKLDSEVPEIFKSPNCLQELLHE
- the PROX1 gene encoding prospero homeobox protein 1 isoform X2, producing MPDHDSTALLSRQTKRRRVDIGVKRTVGTASAFFAKARATFFSAMNPQGSEQDVEYSVVQHADGEKSNVLRKLLKRANSYEDAMMPFPGATIISQLLKNNMNKNGGTEPSFQASGLSSTGSEVHQEDICSNSSRDSPPECLSPFGRPTMSQFDMDRLCDEHLRAKRARVENIIRGMSHSPSVALRGNENEREMAPQSVSPRESYRENKRKQKLPQQQQQSFQQLVSARKEQKREERRQLKQQLEDMQKQLRQLQEKFYQIYDSTDSENDEDGNLSEDSMRSEILDARAQDSVGRSDNEMCELDPGQFIDRARALIREQELVENKPKREGSNKERDHGPNSLQPEGKHLAETLKQELNTAMSQVVDTVVKVFSAKPSRQVPQVFPPLQIPQARFAVNGENHNFHTANQRLQCFGDVIIPNPLDTFGNVQMPSSTDQTEALPLVVRKNSSDQATSGPPAGGHHQPLHQSPLSATAGFTTSTFRHPFPLPLMAYPFQSPLGAPSGSFSGKDRASPESLDLTRETTSLRTKMSSHHLSHHPCSPAHPPSTAEGLSLSLIKSECGDLQDMSEISPYSGSAMQEGLSPNHLKKAKLMFFYTRYPSSNMLKTYFSDVKFNRCITSQLIKWFSNFREFYYIQMEKYARQAINDGVTSTEELSITRDCELYRALNMHYNKANDFEGEAKKNKYNCSSKERLNGHIRKV